One stretch of Variovorax sp. 54 DNA includes these proteins:
- a CDS encoding CaiB/BaiF CoA transferase family protein, which translates to MTTDATKAGPLQGFTVIDLTRVLAGPYCTMLLADLGARVIKVEQPGLGDDARQIGPFVEGDSAYFMSVNRNKESIALDLKAPADRAVFEQLLATADVLVENFRPGTMEKLGYDWPTLRARFPQLVFTSVSGFGQTGPYSKRPAYDMVVQAMGGIMSLTGHPGAPPTRVGVSIGDLGAGLYAAIGTQAALLQRGRTGRGDRVDVAMLDCQVALLENAISRMEAEGRAPGPIGSRHPSITPFDVFRAADGWFVIAAGNDALFQRLCTALDLPALAEDARFATNAARCQHHEALKQLLEERLSTAPCAHWQALLMQHNIPTGDYNDVAAVVKDPQVQAREMLVQVRTQGGQSLTVAGNPVHVGGLRTQVRRQPPRLDQDRKAILASLAQA; encoded by the coding sequence ATGACGACCGACGCAACCAAGGCGGGCCCGCTGCAGGGCTTCACCGTCATCGACCTGACCCGCGTGCTCGCAGGCCCGTACTGCACGATGCTGCTCGCCGACCTGGGCGCGCGCGTCATCAAGGTGGAGCAGCCCGGCCTGGGCGACGACGCGCGGCAGATCGGCCCCTTCGTCGAGGGCGACTCGGCCTACTTCATGTCGGTCAACCGCAACAAGGAGTCGATTGCGCTCGACCTGAAGGCGCCGGCCGACCGCGCGGTCTTCGAACAGCTGCTGGCCACGGCCGACGTGCTGGTCGAGAACTTCCGGCCCGGCACGATGGAAAAGCTGGGCTACGACTGGCCGACGCTGCGGGCGCGCTTTCCCCAACTGGTGTTCACCTCGGTCTCGGGCTTCGGCCAGACCGGGCCGTACAGCAAGCGCCCCGCCTACGACATGGTGGTGCAGGCAATGGGCGGCATCATGAGCCTCACCGGCCACCCGGGCGCGCCGCCGACGCGCGTGGGCGTGTCGATCGGCGACCTCGGCGCGGGCCTGTACGCGGCCATCGGCACGCAGGCCGCGCTGCTGCAGCGCGGTCGCACGGGCCGGGGCGACCGGGTCGACGTGGCGATGCTCGACTGCCAGGTCGCGCTGCTCGAGAACGCGATCTCGCGCATGGAGGCGGAAGGCCGCGCGCCGGGGCCGATCGGCTCGCGGCACCCGTCGATCACGCCCTTCGACGTGTTCCGCGCAGCCGACGGCTGGTTCGTGATCGCGGCGGGCAACGACGCGCTGTTCCAGCGCCTGTGCACTGCCCTCGACCTGCCCGCGCTCGCCGAGGACGCGCGCTTTGCCACCAACGCGGCACGCTGCCAGCACCACGAGGCGCTGAAGCAATTGCTCGAAGAGCGCCTGTCGACCGCGCCCTGCGCACACTGGCAGGCGCTGCTGATGCAGCACAACATTCCCACCGGCGACTACAACGACGTGGCGGCGGTGGTGAAAGACCCGCAGGTGCAGGCGCGCGAGATGCTGGTGCAGGTGCGCACGCAGGGCGGCCAGTCGCTCACGGTGGCGGGCAACCCGGTGCATGTCGGCGGGCTGCGCACGCAGGTGCGGCGGCAGCCGCCGCGGCTGGACCAGGACCGGAAAGCCATCCTGGCGTCACTCGCGCAGGCTTGA
- a CDS encoding SulP family inorganic anion transporter — translation MSSPLNLTRFRPRLMDTMAGYDRGRFLRDLGAGATVGIVALPLAMAFAIASGLKPEAGIWTAIIAGFLISFLGGSAVQIGGPAGAFIVIVYGIVERYGVANLLIATACAGVLLFMAGLFGLGRLVRFVPLSIVVGFTNGIAVLILLSQLKDLLGLTVERMPADVFSQLHAMALRLDTFNPQAFALGLACVLGLLAWSRLFRGDSALARAVQRVGGRWVQTRPVQIVGRIPGPIVALVSLTLVSWGFALPVETIGTRFGGIPEGVPAFALPDFSWETVKQLVTPTLTIALLGAIESLLCARVADQVSGQPRHDPNQELMAQGIANIVTPFFGGMPATGTIARTVTNIRSGGSSPIAGIVHAVTLLLVVLLAAPLARHVPLAVLAGILVFVGLNMGEWREFTPGQLRHFSRHYRLLMLGTFLLTVVFDLTVAVQVGIVLACALFIRRMSGLFSVELVTLQPPVLTYRLYGAMFFGAAAKLDEAVNAAERAPRGMTVVLDATHLIYIDATGVDALRQLHRAVLARDGLLRIESLQPQPLEVLERSGFAEELTTGQPGASHSA, via the coding sequence ATGTCGTCACCGCTGAACCTCACCCGCTTCCGACCCCGCCTGATGGACACGATGGCGGGCTACGACCGGGGGCGGTTCCTGAGGGACCTGGGCGCGGGCGCCACGGTGGGCATCGTGGCGCTGCCGCTGGCCATGGCCTTTGCCATCGCCTCGGGGCTCAAGCCCGAGGCCGGCATCTGGACCGCGATCATCGCGGGCTTCCTGATCTCATTCCTGGGCGGCTCGGCCGTGCAGATCGGCGGGCCGGCGGGCGCGTTCATCGTGATCGTCTACGGCATCGTCGAGCGCTATGGCGTGGCCAACCTGCTGATCGCCACCGCCTGCGCGGGCGTGCTGCTGTTCATGGCGGGGCTGTTCGGGCTCGGGCGACTGGTGCGCTTCGTGCCGCTGTCGATCGTGGTCGGCTTCACCAACGGCATCGCGGTGCTGATCCTGCTGTCGCAGCTCAAGGATTTGCTCGGCCTCACGGTGGAGCGCATGCCGGCTGACGTGTTCTCGCAGCTGCACGCGATGGCGCTGCGGCTGGACACCTTCAACCCGCAGGCCTTCGCGCTCGGGCTGGCCTGCGTGCTCGGCCTGCTGGCGTGGTCGCGGCTGTTTCGCGGCGACTCGGCGCTGGCGCGTGCGGTGCAGCGCGTGGGCGGGCGGTGGGTGCAGACGCGCCCGGTGCAGATCGTCGGGCGCATCCCGGGGCCGATCGTCGCGCTGGTGTCGCTCACGCTGGTGTCGTGGGGCTTCGCGCTGCCAGTAGAGACCATCGGCACGCGCTTCGGCGGCATTCCCGAGGGCGTGCCGGCCTTCGCGCTGCCCGACTTTTCGTGGGAGACCGTCAAGCAACTGGTGACGCCGACGCTCACCATCGCGCTGCTCGGCGCCATCGAGTCGCTGCTGTGCGCGCGCGTGGCCGACCAGGTCAGCGGCCAGCCGCGCCACGACCCCAACCAGGAGCTGATGGCGCAGGGCATCGCGAACATCGTCACGCCCTTTTTCGGCGGCATGCCGGCCACGGGCACCATCGCGCGCACCGTGACCAACATCCGCTCGGGCGGCAGCTCGCCCATTGCGGGCATCGTGCATGCGGTCACGCTGCTGCTCGTGGTGCTGCTGGCGGCGCCGCTGGCGCGCCACGTGCCACTCGCGGTGCTGGCGGGCATCCTGGTGTTCGTGGGGCTGAACATGGGCGAATGGCGCGAGTTCACGCCCGGCCAGCTGCGCCACTTCAGCCGCCACTACCGGCTGCTGATGCTCGGCACCTTCTTACTCACCGTGGTGTTCGACCTCACGGTGGCGGTGCAGGTGGGCATCGTGCTGGCGTGTGCGCTCTTCATCCGGCGCATGAGCGGGCTGTTCAGCGTCGAGCTCGTGACCTTGCAGCCGCCGGTGCTCACCTACCGGCTGTACGGCGCGATGTTCTTCGGCGCGGCGGCCAAGCTCGACGAAGCAGTGAACGCCGCTGAGCGCGCACCGCGCGGCATGACGGTGGTGCTGGACGCCACGCACCTGATCTACATCGATGCCACCGGCGTCGATGC
- a CDS encoding enoyl-CoA hydratase/isomerase family protein, translating into MSPTLAIDGHVAYLTLHRPQAANKLTPEDLPVLIQHVDTVNRTPEVLVLVLRAEGKYFCSGFDISEVATQSQTEGRSFGEMVDVFENCRAVTIAAVHGGVYGGATDLVLACDFRVGARAAEMFMPAARLGLHYYQSGMERYVSRLGLDTAKRLFLTAEKLDGAAMRDCGFLTQLVEDAAALDTEVQRLRTVLAGMAPLALLGMKKHLNQIARGTADAASIAREVQRTVASEDLAEGGRAWREKRTPVFQGR; encoded by the coding sequence ATGTCTCCCACCCTTGCGATCGACGGCCACGTCGCCTACCTGACGCTGCACCGCCCCCAGGCCGCCAACAAGCTCACGCCGGAGGACTTGCCCGTGCTGATCCAGCATGTGGACACGGTGAACCGCACGCCCGAGGTGCTGGTGCTGGTCCTGCGCGCCGAGGGTAAGTACTTTTGCAGCGGGTTTGATATATCAGAAGTAGCCACCCAGAGCCAGACCGAGGGCCGCAGCTTCGGCGAGATGGTCGATGTGTTCGAAAACTGCCGCGCGGTCACCATCGCGGCGGTGCACGGCGGCGTCTACGGCGGCGCGACCGACCTCGTGCTGGCCTGCGACTTCCGCGTGGGCGCCCGCGCCGCCGAGATGTTCATGCCGGCCGCCCGGCTCGGCCTGCACTACTACCAGAGCGGCATGGAGCGCTACGTATCGCGGCTGGGGCTGGACACGGCCAAGCGGCTGTTCCTCACCGCCGAGAAGCTCGACGGCGCCGCCATGCGCGACTGCGGCTTCCTCACGCAACTGGTCGAGGACGCCGCAGCGCTGGACACCGAGGTGCAGCGCCTGCGCACCGTGCTTGCCGGCATGGCGCCGCTGGCGCTGCTGGGCATGAAGAAGCACCTGAACCAGATCGCACGCGGCACTGCCGATGCCGCCTCCATCGCACGCGAGGTGCAGCGCACCGTCGCGTCCGAAGACCTCGCCGAGGGCGGCCGGGCCTGGCGCGAGAAGCGCACGCCGGTGTTCCAGGGCCGCTGA
- a CDS encoding hydrogenase maturation protein: MHILLVTSAFNSLTQRVLAELQDRGHTAGIVLALGDDEALREAVRQHAPALVVAPMLTTAIPEDVWRVHTCLIVHPGPPGDRGPSSLDRTLQGGVASWGVTVLEAVAEMDAGDVWAWSPLKVPPQAGKSDLYRGEVADAAVDAVLLAVERFASGTYKPKRQKAADLAAGWRPFMKQAERRIDWATQTTDSVLQHLRAADSQPGVLDELLGAPWYLHGGHAEDELRGTPGELIATRTGAVCRATVDGAVWLTQLRPWREPGSGLPSYKLPAVEALGARLPAGLPEVPAPLELPAGRRTWTDMRYSEHGAVGVLNFSFAGGAMSTAQCRRLLVAYRFACTRPTSVLVLGGLRDFFSNGIHLNVIEAAADPAEESWANIHAMNDLVEAVLTTTDRLTVAALGGNAAAGGVMLALAADEVWCRDGVVLNPHYTLMGLHGSEYWTYSLPRRVGADEAERLTQSALPVSAKRAVALGLAQRVLQAAPEELGDEVGRLAAQLAASPDLAARVAQKQAVRARDEAAKPLQAYRDEELAHMRRNFFDPAEPHAALRSAFVRKEKAQHTPAHLAALGLPR; encoded by the coding sequence ATGCACATCCTGCTCGTCACGAGCGCCTTCAACAGCCTCACGCAGCGCGTGCTGGCCGAACTCCAGGACCGGGGTCACACAGCAGGCATCGTGCTGGCGCTCGGCGATGACGAGGCGCTGCGTGAGGCGGTGCGCCAGCACGCGCCCGCGCTCGTCGTCGCGCCGATGCTGACCACGGCGATTCCCGAGGATGTCTGGCGCGTCCACACCTGCCTGATCGTGCACCCGGGCCCGCCCGGCGACCGGGGCCCGTCGTCGCTCGACCGGACGCTGCAGGGCGGCGTTGCCAGCTGGGGCGTCACCGTGCTCGAGGCCGTGGCCGAGATGGACGCCGGCGATGTCTGGGCCTGGTCGCCGCTGAAGGTGCCGCCGCAGGCCGGCAAGAGCGACCTGTACCGCGGCGAGGTGGCCGATGCCGCCGTCGATGCGGTGCTGCTGGCGGTCGAGCGTTTCGCCTCGGGCACGTACAAGCCGAAGCGGCAGAAGGCGGCCGACCTCGCCGCCGGTTGGCGGCCCTTCATGAAGCAGGCCGAGCGCCGCATCGACTGGGCCACGCAGACCACCGACTCGGTGCTGCAGCACCTGCGCGCGGCCGATTCGCAGCCCGGCGTACTCGACGAACTGCTGGGCGCGCCGTGGTACCTGCACGGCGGCCATGCCGAAGACGAACTGCGCGGCACGCCCGGCGAACTGATCGCCACGCGCACCGGTGCGGTCTGCCGCGCCACGGTAGACGGCGCGGTCTGGCTCACGCAACTGCGGCCTTGGCGCGAGCCGGGTTCGGGCCTGCCGAGCTACAAGCTGCCGGCGGTCGAAGCACTGGGTGCGCGGCTGCCTGCGGGGCTGCCCGAGGTGCCCGCGCCGCTCGAGTTGCCCGCTGGCCGCCGCACCTGGACCGACATGCGCTACAGCGAGCACGGCGCTGTCGGCGTGCTGAACTTCTCGTTCGCGGGCGGCGCCATGAGCACCGCGCAATGCCGGCGTCTGCTGGTTGCCTACCGCTTCGCCTGCACCCGCCCGACGTCGGTGCTGGTGCTCGGCGGGCTGCGCGACTTCTTCTCCAACGGCATCCACCTGAACGTGATCGAGGCGGCGGCCGATCCGGCGGAGGAATCGTGGGCGAACATCCACGCGATGAACGACCTGGTCGAGGCCGTGCTCACCACCACCGACCGCCTCACCGTGGCCGCGCTGGGCGGCAATGCCGCGGCGGGCGGCGTGATGCTCGCGCTTGCGGCCGACGAGGTGTGGTGCCGCGACGGCGTGGTGCTCAACCCGCACTACACGTTGATGGGCCTGCACGGCTCCGAATACTGGACCTACAGCCTGCCGCGCCGCGTGGGCGCCGACGAGGCCGAGCGGCTCACGCAGTCGGCGTTGCCCGTGAGCGCGAAACGCGCGGTGGCGCTGGGCCTGGCGCAGCGCGTGCTGCAGGCGGCGCCGGAGGAGCTGGGTGACGAGGTTGGCCGGCTGGCCGCGCAACTGGCGGCATCGCCGGACCTGGCTGCGCGCGTTGCGCAGAAGCAGGCGGTGCGCGCCCGCGACGAAGCGGCCAAGCCGCTGCAGGCGTATCGCGACGAGGAGCTGGCGCACATGCGGCGCAATTTCTTCGATCCGGCCGAGCCGCACGCGGCGCTGCGTTCGGCCTTCGTGCGCAAGGAGAAGGCGCAGCACACGCCCGCGCACCTCGCGGCGCTGGGCCTGCCGCGCTGA
- a CDS encoding Bug family tripartite tricarboxylate transporter substrate binding protein, which produces MKQELRALSFAAAALLASAGALADTYPSRPITLVVGFPAGGGADTVARIVSDKMAKLLGQPIVIDNKPGAGTTIASDQVARAAPDGYTLLLGSANLYGSDKLLYKSVKYDGAKSFVPISRWSSAPMLLAVNKDVSAKTVQALIAEARQNPGKLAYSSSGAGVVTHLAGLSFEKAAGVQMLHVPYKGGAPSIQAVAAGDVQLTFGTPPSVLPMAQGQKLRVLAVTSGQRSPLFPDVPSVAEAGVKGYDYTFWFGLFAPAGLPPEVTQKLFDASVAALNDPEVKARLEKSGNESAPSKSLAEFRAWALAEGAKSKELTARSGASIE; this is translated from the coding sequence ATGAAGCAAGAACTGCGAGCCCTCTCGTTCGCGGCCGCCGCGCTGCTGGCCTCGGCCGGCGCGCTGGCCGACACCTACCCCTCGCGGCCGATCACGCTGGTGGTGGGCTTCCCCGCCGGCGGCGGTGCCGACACCGTGGCACGCATCGTGAGCGACAAGATGGCCAAGCTGCTCGGCCAGCCGATCGTCATCGACAACAAGCCGGGCGCCGGCACCACCATCGCATCCGACCAGGTCGCGCGCGCCGCGCCCGACGGCTACACGCTGCTGCTGGGCAGCGCCAACCTCTACGGCAGCGACAAGCTGCTCTACAAGAGCGTGAAGTACGACGGCGCGAAAAGCTTCGTGCCGATCTCGCGCTGGAGCTCCGCGCCGATGCTGCTGGCCGTCAACAAGGACGTGAGCGCGAAGACCGTGCAGGCGCTGATCGCCGAGGCGCGGCAGAACCCCGGCAAGCTGGCGTATTCGTCGTCGGGCGCCGGCGTGGTCACGCACCTGGCCGGCCTGTCGTTCGAGAAGGCAGCCGGCGTGCAGATGCTGCATGTGCCGTACAAGGGCGGCGCCCCGTCGATCCAGGCCGTGGCCGCGGGCGACGTGCAGCTCACCTTCGGCACGCCGCCCTCGGTGCTGCCGATGGCGCAGGGCCAGAAGCTGCGCGTGCTGGCCGTCACCTCGGGCCAACGCTCGCCGCTCTTTCCCGACGTGCCCAGCGTGGCCGAGGCCGGCGTGAAGGGCTACGACTACACCTTCTGGTTCGGCCTCTTCGCACCCGCAGGCCTGCCGCCGGAGGTGACGCAGAAGCTGTTCGACGCCAGCGTGGCGGCGCTCAACGACCCCGAGGTGAAGGCGCGACTGGAGAAGTCGGGCAACGAGTCGGCGCCCTCGAAGTCGCTGGCCGAATTCCGTGCCTGGGCCCTGGCCGAAGGCGCGAAGTCGAAGGAACTCACCGCGCGCTCCGGCGCGAGCATCGAATGA
- the metG gene encoding methionine--tRNA ligase, with amino-acid sequence MSAPRKLFVTTALPYANGKFHIGHMMEYIQADIWVRNQRMNGAEVNFVCADDAHGAAITIAADKAGVTPQAFVAEIAAGRKPYLDGYHIAFDNWHSTDAPENHQLAQDIYRDLRTAGLIETKSVEQFYDPAKGMFLADRFIKGECPNCHAKDQYGDNCEVCGAVYAPTELINPYSALSGAKPELRSSEHFFFKLSDPRCEAYLKEWTAAPGHVQSEVQNKIREWLYKDDEGKGGLGDWDISRDAPYFGIEIPDAPGKYFYVWMDAPVGYLASLKNLLDKRCIELGGDGISYTEYMADPELEQVHFIGKDIITFHTLFWPAMLHFSGRKAPNAIYVHGHLTVSGEKMSKSRGTGIDPLKYLSIGLDPEWLRYYIAAKLNGRNEDIDFNPDDFVARVNSDLVGKYINIASRAAGFIGKRFGGQLGAVSADGDTLLSTLRAAATQVQSLYDGRDYARALREVMALADKVNEYVDQNKPWELAKKEGAEARLHDVCTVCIEAFRLLTLYLKPVLPALAVNVEAFLKIAPLTWADAAQALPAGHAIGDYKHLMQRADAKVVDKLFDVPEAAAAAAPVAVEAQDLPGGEAIAPTITIDDFVKIDLRLAKIVACEKVEGSTKLLRLTLDAGEGKTRNVFSGIASAYQPEQLVGKLTVLVANLAPRKMKFGISEGMVLAASHGDEKAHPGIHVLEPWAGATPGMRVR; translated from the coding sequence ATGTCCGCCCCGCGCAAGCTCTTCGTTACCACCGCCCTGCCGTATGCCAACGGCAAGTTCCACATCGGCCACATGATGGAATACATCCAGGCCGACATCTGGGTGCGGAACCAGCGAATGAATGGCGCCGAGGTCAACTTCGTGTGCGCCGACGACGCACACGGCGCGGCCATCACCATCGCGGCCGACAAGGCCGGCGTGACGCCGCAGGCCTTCGTGGCCGAAATCGCCGCGGGCCGCAAGCCCTACCTGGACGGCTACCACATCGCCTTCGACAACTGGCACTCGACCGACGCGCCCGAGAACCATCAGCTCGCACAAGACATCTACCGCGACCTGCGCACCGCCGGCCTCATCGAGACCAAGAGCGTCGAGCAGTTCTACGACCCGGCCAAGGGCATGTTCCTGGCCGACCGCTTCATCAAGGGCGAGTGCCCCAACTGCCACGCGAAAGACCAGTACGGCGACAACTGCGAGGTGTGCGGCGCCGTGTACGCGCCCACCGAGCTGATCAACCCGTACTCGGCGCTGTCGGGCGCCAAGCCCGAGCTGCGCAGCTCGGAGCACTTCTTCTTCAAGCTGTCGGACCCGCGCTGCGAGGCCTACCTGAAGGAATGGACCGCCGCCCCGGGCCACGTGCAGTCCGAAGTGCAGAACAAGATCCGCGAGTGGCTCTACAAGGACGACGAAGGCAAGGGCGGCCTGGGCGACTGGGACATCAGCCGCGACGCGCCCTACTTCGGCATCGAGATCCCCGATGCGCCGGGCAAGTACTTCTACGTGTGGATGGACGCACCCGTGGGCTACCTGGCCTCGCTGAAGAACCTGCTGGACAAGCGCTGCATCGAGCTGGGCGGCGACGGCATCTCGTACACCGAGTACATGGCCGACCCCGAGCTGGAGCAGGTGCACTTCATCGGCAAGGACATCATCACCTTCCACACGCTGTTCTGGCCCGCGATGCTGCATTTCAGCGGCCGCAAGGCGCCCAACGCCATCTACGTGCACGGCCACCTGACGGTGAGCGGCGAGAAGATGAGCAAGAGCCGCGGCACCGGCATCGACCCGCTGAAGTACCTGTCGATCGGGCTCGACCCCGAATGGCTGCGCTACTACATCGCCGCCAAGCTCAACGGCCGCAACGAGGACATCGACTTCAACCCCGACGACTTCGTGGCGCGCGTCAACAGCGACCTCGTGGGCAAGTACATCAACATCGCCAGCCGCGCGGCCGGCTTCATCGGCAAGCGCTTCGGCGGCCAACTGGGCGCGGTGTCGGCCGACGGCGACACGCTGCTGTCCACGCTGCGTGCTGCGGCCACGCAGGTGCAGTCGCTGTACGACGGCCGCGACTACGCCCGCGCGCTGCGCGAGGTGATGGCGCTGGCCGACAAGGTGAACGAGTACGTCGACCAGAACAAGCCCTGGGAACTGGCCAAGAAGGAAGGTGCCGAGGCGCGCCTGCACGACGTGTGCACGGTGTGCATCGAAGCTTTCCGCCTGCTCACGCTGTACCTGAAGCCGGTGCTGCCGGCGCTGGCCGTGAACGTCGAGGCCTTCCTGAAGATCGCGCCGCTGACCTGGGCCGACGCCGCGCAAGCGCTGCCGGCCGGCCACGCCATCGGCGACTACAAGCACCTGATGCAGCGTGCCGATGCCAAGGTGGTCGACAAGCTGTTCGACGTGCCGGAAGCCGCCGCAGCCGCCGCGCCCGTCGCCGTGGAAGCACAAGACCTGCCGGGCGGCGAAGCCATCGCGCCGACCATCACGATCGACGACTTCGTGAAGATCGATCTGCGCCTCGCGAAGATCGTGGCCTGCGAGAAGGTCGAGGGCTCGACCAAGCTGCTGCGCCTGACGCTCGACGCGGGCGAAGGCAAGACGCGCAATGTGTTCAGCGGCATCGCCTCGGCCTACCAGCCGGAGCAGCTCGTGGGCAAGCTCACGGTGCTGGTCGCCAACCTCGCGCCGCGCAAGATGAAGTTCGGCATCAGCGAAGGCATGGTGCTGGCCGCGAGCCATGGCGACGAAAAGGCCCACCCGGGCATCCACGTGCTCGAGCCCTGGGCGGGCGCGACGCCGGGCATGCGCGTGCGCTGA
- a CDS encoding GntR family transcriptional regulator, protein MQPAKTLDTHSLQDRIRARLEQDILGGVLSPGMPIDEKALALSFNTSRTPVREALLLLSARGLVDIVPRTGIYVRQLRANELVAMMEALGELEGVLARLAALRIGPALRDELLRALADTAAQAQADDAEAYQQANAALHGVIYRASGNPFIVEQAQTVRLRIAAYRGRMFEKPGRLAASQREHERVVEWILKGHADNAAEAMRDHISVGGKVFADLVLNNKFG, encoded by the coding sequence ATGCAACCCGCGAAAACCCTCGACACCCACAGCCTGCAGGACCGCATCCGCGCCCGGCTCGAACAAGACATCCTGGGCGGCGTGCTGTCGCCCGGCATGCCCATCGACGAAAAGGCGCTGGCCCTGAGCTTCAACACCTCGCGCACGCCGGTGCGCGAGGCGCTGCTGCTGCTCAGTGCGCGGGGGCTCGTCGACATCGTTCCGCGCACCGGCATCTACGTGCGCCAGCTGCGGGCGAACGAACTGGTCGCGATGATGGAAGCGCTCGGCGAGCTCGAAGGCGTGCTGGCGCGGCTGGCGGCGCTGCGCATCGGCCCGGCACTGCGCGACGAGTTGCTGCGCGCCCTGGCCGACACCGCCGCACAGGCGCAGGCAGACGACGCCGAGGCCTACCAGCAGGCCAACGCCGCGCTGCACGGCGTGATCTACCGCGCCAGCGGCAACCCCTTCATCGTGGAACAGGCGCAGACCGTGCGCCTGCGCATCGCGGCCTACCGCGGCCGGATGTTCGAGAAGCCCGGACGGCTCGCCGCTTCACAGCGGGAGCACGAACGGGTGGTCGAGTGGATTCTCAAAGGCCACGCGGACAACGCCGCGGAGGCGATGCGCGACCACATCTCGGTGGGCGGCAAGGTGTTTGCCGACCTCGTGCTGAACAACAAGTTCGGCTAG